The DNA sequence GGTCCAATCTAATCTAGTAATCTTTAATATTATTTTCTACAAGTATTCATTTCCTGATTATAGACCTACATTAATCATCAAGGTTTGAGTTCCTATATATAACTTCCTTGAGAGTAATGACTTTTGACCAAGTTTGGTCGTCCAATCTAATCtagtaatatttaatattattttctacAAGTATTCATTTCCTGATTATAGACCTACACTAATTATCAAGGTTTGAGTTTCTATATATAATTTCCTTGAGAGTAATGACTTTTGACCATGTTTGGTCGTCTAATCTAATctagtaatttttaatattattttctacAAATTTTCTCTAGTGTCTTGTCAAATTGAATATTGGAAAGCAGTCAAATCACCTTGTTAATGTTCTTCCATGCATTTTAAGTGCATGGACTTGGTATTAATGTATATGGGTGAATTTTTTTCTCGAGCTTAATTTAAGTCAAACATGTAACGTATTTTGCGTTTTAGTCCTTtaatacatattatataaatattctatTAACTCTTCGtaccttttcaattttaaaaatggtgacatataaattaaaaaaccAAAAGAGATAAAGTTAGTGGATCAGAGGAGGGACAGAGAACCCCTTAGCTTTGGATATGTTTATCATATAATATGCATAGTATGATTATAAACTAATGTATGATGTATGTCTTgaactacttttatttatttattttatcatatatTGCTAGTAAATTTAGTTGTcaatttgtttttaaataaacATTTGAATTCTTAATTATATTGTAATATATATTGTACAGGTTTAGATTTAAAATTAGAATTCATGGACAAGTAGAATGAAGACAAtgaaaaaaatgcaatgataaaTAGGAGTGTTCAAAATCGATTCAGACCGAACTAAACCGACCAACCGAGCTGAAAAACTGAAAATCGAACAAatcaaaaaccgaaaaaaccgaaaaaaatgtattttgttatttttgttacggttcggttcggttttcggttctaACATTGAAAACCCTAACCGAACCGGGAagataaaaaaccctaaaaaaaaccaaGCCCACCCCACCACCAAATGCACGTAACCTAGCCTACCCCCCAGCAATCCCCAAGCCCCACCTCCAAACGAAGAACTAAACCTAGCCGCTCTCTCCCTAGGTCTCAGCACAGCCTCGCTCTCTGCACCTCTCAGCGCCGGCGAGGGACCGTTCCTCCCACCACCTCGCCGAGCCGCGACTTTCCTCACATCGCCGCCCTTCCACTGCTCCCAGGACCTCCTCGCGGACAGAGCAGCCCAGTACACAGCCATCCACAGCCAGATCCCAGCGCCCAGATGCCCAGGACCTCCCTCGCAAGTCGCAAGTCGCACCCAGTAGTCAAGTACTCCAGTAGCACAGAGAACCCGACACCCAGCAACATCCTCGCAAGTCGGACCCAGCACCACCCACTCACCCAACGGACACAGAGCACTGTTTCAAGTCAGATATGTAGCCCGAGCAACTGAGTCAGGTATGTAACTTGACTGGAATTGATGTTCTGTTTCTTGTTCATTACTTCATCTCCAATTGCTTCAACTGCTTCTGgtgtttgttttgtgttgttgaaTTATTGAAACTGCCCCTGTTGTGTTTTGTTTTGCTGTTCTGTTGAGTGTTGAATTACCGAATTACTTTTGAAGTGATTTAGTATGTTTCGGAGCTTCTGGATCTTTATAGGGTTAGATTGAAATCAGTATGCTCAGCTAAATTTGAATAATAAGAACAGAATTTTGATTTTGTACGGTATGAATTACTTTTGTTGGTATTGTTGCTGGTTGTTTAATGAATTTCTAAATTTGTTTACCGTGGATAGATTGTGTGGAGAATAGCATTCTACTCCAAGTTATATGTGTTGTTAGAGTTTATTGTAATAATTGTTAAGAGTTTTTCTAATAATATATCTATTTTTTCAACCTGGTGATGAGCAAGCTTTCCATGAATCAGGTCATGTTGTTACAGGCTGGTTCTTAAAACATTTTACATAAGTGTGTGTGTTTTATACAGGGCTAAAAAGTCAATGCAGATGTTAAGATTTACATGTGTATATGAGAGATTTGATTCTTTATTTGTGCATGCCCTTAATTATTTGGTTGTTTATTTATATATCATGCTAATTATGAGTGTAGATTATATCATGTTAAGATCAGCAGTATGTCACTATACTTTCAACTATAATGCAGAAAAATTCAGCTTAAaacattaaaatacaaaaattgaaaCATAAGTATTTAAGAAATGCATATTATAAAGCAAGATTTGTTACCTAAAGTTAACTCAAACTCATGCAGCCTATATCAAAAATATCCCTTTAGACCCAGACTCTAAATCATCCAACTTGATATAAGGACAGAAAGTTTTATATGAGCTTGcttgaatttgatattttttgtgTTGAGCACTTGAATCCTTTTCTGATTGAATGTACTAACTAAATTTGAAGGTGCATTTGAAAGGAgatattattagtttaaatttattcTGCATTCTATTTCATCTGCAttattactattaaaaataattgtCTTGTTAACAAAGGTACCATTGTAAAAGATATCATCTCCTCAATCTGTGTTAATCACTGgtgctatattattattattattattattattattattattattattattattattattattattattattattattattattattattattattattattatttgccttTTGATTTCAGGTTGATTTGTTAAAAGATGTTTTGCAGTTTTGCAGGAGAGAACACCAAAACATGATTGTCTTttgctgaaaatttatttttatcttttattgtatAGACTATtaaacttttaataattttaattgtggtattataatttcttttatcGTTGAATTTCATTGTATTAAGACTTTTTTTACTCTTGTGGATGTAGTTTTACTTTTATATGTTATGGCTTTGTGAAATAGAATGACATTTTTTTAATCGATTGAAAAAACCGAACAAATCAAACcgaatttaattggtttggtttggttcggatgatctcgataaaaaaatagaaccaaaccgaaccgcagttAAATTAAACGattggatcggatgacttttctctaaaaaactgaaccaaaccgcaccgtAAACACCCCTAATGATAAAGCTAAATTACTTTCCATTATAAAAGATGATTTAATGGAAGTTGATGAAGTATGCACATTGATtggtgaatataaaattaaatatatttgcaAAGATCCACATAGAACTAGTGAAAAAACTGGTCATTTATGggtttaaaaaattttggaaggTCATCCTTCaatgttataaaatattttgaatggAAAAACATGTTTTTATTCAGTTGTGTGCAGAGTTGATTGAACATGGTTTGAAGAGCACTAAACAAATGGGAGTGTAAGAAATGGTTGTGATGTTCTTAAATATGGTTGGTCATAAAATTGACAATAGGATGATACAAAAAAGGTTTCAACATTCAGGAGAGACGGTGAATAGGCATTTTAAGCAAGTATTACTTGTTTGCTTGAAGTTAACATTCAAATACACAAAGCCATTAGATCCTATATTTCGAAAAGTTCAAACCAAAATACAAAATGATCAACGATATtggctattttttaaaaatgctaTAGGAATCATTGAATGTACTCATATTCCATGTGTGTTTAGCTAAAATGAACAAGCCAAATTTATCGGAAGGAAAGGATTTCTAACACAAAATGTGATGACAGTGTGTGATTGGAACATATGTTTTATATTTGCATTACCAGGATGGGAAGACAAACTTCCTAATACTTGTGTTTTGTAAGATGTAATCTCAATGCCTAGTAtgaatttttcatatcttttcacaGGTATAATTTTTTctcataattataaaatatttatatttttaaaatttattattgatatgacaaaaatattcttttttttaggtAAATATTATTGAATAGATTCAATATATCTAACACCAGTTGGATATATTGGTCCATATAGATATGAATGCTATCATCTTCCAAATTTTGGACGTTCATCTGGATTTGCAAATGGTAATGAAGTGTTTAAGGTGAAGTTCAAAATAGATTTACAATTTTGAGTCGTATGCCAAAGTTTAAAATAGAAACTTAAGTTCAAATAGTTAGTGTAACAAtaactattcataattttattcgaCAAAATTCTGAAACAGATTTTGAGTTCACACGGTATAAAGATGAAAATATTATTGAAGATAAAGATGATAATCAAATTGATGATAGTCTATCCCCAAATTTATCTGTTACCTCTTCTTCAGAAGTATAAAGATGAAAATATTATTGAAGATAAAGATGATAATCAAATTGATGATAGTCTATCCCCAAATTTATCTGTTACCTCTTCTTCAGAAATGAACATTTTTAGTACATAGATCAAATCTTGATACTTTTGCAATTAATCTGGATTAACATTCtaatcaaacaaacaaataaaccgGTCAAACTTGAATTGGACCGGTTGGCCTGCAGCACGCGCATCACACAAATACTTGAATGATTTGCTGGTTATTGAGTTCGAACTTGGGACCTTCAATATATAAAAGAGCCTTCAACAACTAAGACAAGTTTAGTCTTTGTATTATATGGTGCctctttataattatattacaaactATTAGATATatcctaattaataattttatatatttactcTTTTAGTCATActattttaagatattttttattcttttatatttttattttaatgagtattgttcatattaatttaattttttattttatatttgtcctttcttaaattaattttttttaattatatataattattaaaataaatattaaactttgttaaatatctataaattaaaaaaataagcaaattttttttattaattataacatatttttgttattaataattatatgacatctattaatattaatattaatattaatattttttaacatatatttgaataatgtaatagatactaattaattaataaattagaaaataagttaatttaatataaaaaattattatgaaaaatgtaaaatttatataattatttaattatgaccgagTCAACCGGTTCAACCTGTGATTCACCAATTGAACCAGTGACCCGATAGTCTAACCAGGTCGATTGCCGGTTTGGTTCTCATAACTATGCATTCAAGTATTAAATTAAGAAGTGCGACTCTTCTCAACTCATCCAGAcatagctctctctctctctctctctctctctctctctctctctctctctctctctctctctctctctctctccaagtATTAAATTAAGAAGGGCAGTATTTCACGACTCTTTCAAAGAtaatactttctctctctctttctctctaaaTTAAGTGCAGCTCTTCACAATTCTTCCATACACAGTCTCTTTCTCTATCTGTCTGTCTATGTGAATAATAGAAAAGATGCAATTTAAGAACTGCCGTTGCCACTACCATATCAACAGCGATGGCCGTCCCCCGTACCTCTACCACTTTTCTCCCACTTTTCTTTCCACTTCAAGTTTTTTTCTCTGTGTTCTTTCtatctctttttccttttttttctctagcctctccttttttttttctattttagtgTCTTTTCTGGTTCTTCCTTTTTTCATCCTCTTCTTCTCaatccatctctctctctctctacctgttttattttgtttaatattcTGAACTAGATTAATTTCTTGGTTCAAGTTTTGATAACCTTCTTATAatgttttattctctttttatggTGCTTTTGGTTCCCTTTATGGTTAATTTTAGTACGATAGTGCAGATCTATTTAGATTTAGGAAGAAAATACTTTGAGAGAGATTTTTTGtcagtaaaaatatttttagattgaCAAATAAGTAGATctatttcaaaaagaaaaaacatcTTACTATGTTACAACAAATTTGTGTAATTTCAAAAAAGCAAgagatttagatttatttttatttttttattaaaattttttgtaatcAAATACTATACTTCATCTCATTTTATTGttcaacataaaatatatatgctTTTCTAGAGATaaaattgatgattttttttatgcaatttataAGTATCATTTGATTATTTCTatgaactaaattttttttttagtaaaaaaatcttaaattaaaaatttaatcttaatATGTAGTCAAAATTTTATATGCACATCTAATTAAGAAGTACAGTTCTTCACGACTCATCCAGATATAGTGCTCTCTCTTCAAGTATTAAATTAAGAAGTGCATCTCTTCACGACTCTTTCAAAGACaatactctctctttctctctaaaTTAAGAAGTGCAACTCTTCACGATTCTTCCAGACACAGTCTCTCTCTATCTGTGCATGTGTGTGAATAAcagaaaaaatgcaatttgagGACTGCTGATACCACTACTATATTGTCTCTCTCTATCTGTGCATGTGTGTGAATAAcagaaaaaatgcaatttgagGACTGCTGATACCACTACTATATCAGTAGAATTGGCCGTCATCTACCTCCACCACTTTTCTCTCACTTTTCTTTCCACTTCAagtctttttctctcttttttctttttttctctctggcctctccttcctttttttttctattctagtATCTTTTTCGATTCTTccttttttcatcttcttcttctcaatccatctctctctttctctactcgttttattttgtttattgttcTTACCTAGATTGATTTCTAGGTTCAATTTTAATAACccttttataatattttactctttttttatgatgcgtttggttttttttatgattaattttaatacgATAGTGTAGATCTATTTAGATTTGggaaaaaatactttaaaaaaaaaacttttttgtccatataaatattttcatattaaaaaataaatagatttatTTCGAGAAAAAGAGACCTCTTACTATATTGTAGCAAGTTTGTGTagctttaaaaaaaatagaagattcagattcatttttatttttttattaaaattttttataatcaaatattgTGTTTTATCTCATTTTATTGttcaacataaaatatatattttcttttctatagaTAAAATTGATATTCTTTTATACAATTTATAAATATCATTTGATTATCTTTATgaactaaaatatttttcttaaattaaaaatttaatcttgATATATAGTCAAAATTTTATATGCACatctaattatatattatcaCCTATGTATTGCATAAATGAGAACAGATTTAGCTGAACGCAATATTTTACAACTATTGATACATACAAATTAAACTCAAATGAATTCATCACATTTGAACATGAACTCAAAGCACAGACAGCGTTTAAAATGACAAGCTATTTAGACAGAACAGAGTCACAGCCTCACAGGAACACAAGCTACTAACACGGAACAGAGAGATCCAATGTTACAAGTCAACTGCGTTTCACCCTCTGACAGAACCTtcaaaaacacacacacaaaaagCACGCACCAAAAACACAACCCAGGGAGACGCTCTCTTACGTAGTTACCATTTTGCCCTTCCGCTTTTGCCTCCTTTCGTACTTCTTTGACTCGACTACTGAAATCCCAAACACAAACAAAAAcacactctctctttctctctccaccACAATGGACTCCGCCCAAGAAAACTCACTCACGGAGCTCCGGCAAAGCAGTTCCGGCAACGCCGCGGAATTGCAATCGGAGGATCCGAATCGATATTTTCCACAGCCTGATGCCGGAGCCACATCGTCCGCCAACGCCGGCGGTGCAAGGTACAAGCTGATGTCTCCGGCAAAGCTCCCGATCTCGAGGTCCCCGTGCGTCACGATTCCTCCGGGACTCAGTCCGACGTCATTTCTCGAATCTCCGGTGCTGCTTTCCAACATGAAGGTCAGTGAAGCTTcgcttcttattcattttttttctagggttttgtttttGGCATAGTAGATGATGAAGGTTAAGTTTTTTTATGTAACCGGTTTATCAGTAAACGAATtaggaggaaaaaaaaaagattaagtgAATTCATTAATGAAATGTATTTTTCCTCCTCTTTAGTTGATTTATAATTTTCTACTCAATTTGGTCAGAGATGGCATTTTCTTAACTTGACCTAAGTGAAGTTCACTCAGTGTGAGTGGCATACCTAAAATATGTTTATTTCTCTATAATTTTCTTGCAAAATGCTCTCACCATCCAAACGCAGCATCTCTGGGCTATTTATTATTCTTTCTTAGGAATatctttttaatgtttttttggGGCTCTTAAGTGATGTGATTTAATTGTTGATGAGTTGAAGATGCTGTTTGTTTCACGAAAATAAATATTCGAAATTCCAGTGTTAGTGCTTATACTTGTCTAATCTGGTGACATTTTGAATTGGGCCTTTTTCTGTCTTCTGTTTCacttggtagattttattattgggTAGCTTGTGTTTTCGGGACCGTGAGATTCTGATACTTGCTCTTATAGAATTATGTATTCGTTGCTTTATGCTCAGTACGGTATTCTCTTGGAATATGACTTTCAATTAGGAAACTATCAATCACTAAACATTatctctcttttttatttattttcttcatttttttagtGTGGTGCTGTTTTTTCACATCATGAGTCTCTTTTTTCGTATTGATGTTACCCCTTTTCCTTTGTTTTAGTTTTTGATAACTCCCTTCTTTTGCCATTTATGTATATGGAACAACCGCATATATATGTCACAAAGATTGTGTGTcaagatttttcttttcttttgtatccGCACATGATTGCTGGATGTTAATTATCTGGGCGGTCATAATTTGTGCAGAATCCTTTGCAAGATTCATGTGAGAATGGGTTTCCCGATTTGTGTGTATAAATAACTTGCACAGATGATGTAGTGTGCTGTCTTTTGTCCTAGAGACACCAACAAACAATAAGCGGATGTCATGAGGAGAAACTTATGAACTTCGCTTATGGTCAGTTGTAGTTGGGTCTTTTTGTGTATGCAGCTGACAAATATGCTCCATTGTGGAGTTGACCCCAACAAATTTATATTGTCTATTGTTGTTACTGGTATGCTTGATCCATTGAGTAGTGTTTAGGGTCTTAGGCTTAAGGCTTCCCAGGTATTCGGAAACTTAGTGGTGttgttcttttcttctttttcccttgCTTTTGCTTTGTTTAGCTGATGActcattttttttactatatacTAATTTCtgtatttgatttttatgattagtCTTAATTCTGCAATTGCTGCAGACAGGGGGCTGTAGGTAATAATAGTTTTTGTATGCCTTGCAGGTTGAACCTTCACCAACTACAGGTTCCCTTTCTAAGCTTCATCAAACAGGGCATGGTTCTGTGACTTCTGCTGCTGTATCTACTACATTTCCTGTAACCACTGTATGCTTCAATACCAGTACTGTTGATGACAGAACATCGAGCTTCTTTGAGTTCAAAGCACACAATAGATCAAATATGGTAATGAATTACTTGATGTTGCTAAAACTGGGGATATCTTATTGATAATGTGGACACATGAACTAAGCATTGTTGTTTGTTTATCCTAACGTGTTCTGTGTTATCAATATATCATGATTAATTAAATATCTTGCTGTTACTCATTAGTGATGCCAATCTAAATAAATTCCTTAAGTCTTTCACCATCTtaaccatttttttttcattgttttggTGGAAGAGTTAGTTGGAAACAGATTTGTAGTTCATGTCTCAATACTACTGTTTTGAAGATTTCTGGTTGCAAGTGCTTACCTTGTACTATGAACTTATTTTTAAGGTTAATGCGGACTTCAACAACCATGTAAATGAAAAATCTACTCAAATAGATGTTCAAGGAAAAGCCCCATGTTTCCCCTCGTCACCATCAGTTAAAAGTGAGATAGCAGTAACTTCAAATGAATTAAGTCTATCATCACCTGTTCAAATGGTTAGTTCAGGAGCTAGTTCTCATGTTGAAGTCGATATGGATGAATTTAACCACGGGGGCAGCACAGCCAGTGGGCTTCAAGCATCACAAGTTGAGAGTAAGAGCAATGGACTTTCGGTTGCATCTGACAGAGTATCTGATGACGGATATAACTGGAGAAAATATGGGCAAAAACTTGTTAAAGGAAGTGAATTTCCACGAAGTTATTACAAATGTACACATCCCAACTGTGAAGTGAAGAAACTATTTGAACGTTCTCATGATGGGCAAATCACTGAGATAATTTACAAGGGAACACATGATCATCCTAAACCTCAACCAAACCGCCGATACTCTGCTGGAAGTATTATGTCAATGCAAGATGAGAGATCTGATAAGGTTTCTTTTGCTGGTCGAGATGGTAATGCAGGCTAGAAGCTTCTCATTGATCCAAGTttgttgttaattattttttaagtaactAATGTGGCACCCTGCCccctcttttttttatcttttgaattgTAGACAAGGTATCCAATATATATGGCCAGGTCTCTCATGTTGCTGAGCCCGGCAGTACTCCAGAGCTGTCACCTGGAGCAGCAAGTGGTGATAGTCCAGAGGGTGCAGGGCTTGCATCAAATAAGATTAATGATgagcttgatgatgatgatccttTCTCCAAACGAAGGTTTGACAATTTAGACCAAAACTCTAGGCTTTTCTACTTAACGTGTTTCCTTGCTGATTGAAAGTTTTGTTTTGAGCAGAAAAATGGATCTTGGATGTGCTGATATCACTCCTGTAGTTAAGCCTATCCGGGAGCCAAGGGTTGTTGTACAAACTCTGAGTGAGGTTGATATATTGGATGATGGATACCGTTGGCGTAAGTATGGGCAGAAGGTTGTGAGAGGCAATCCAAATCCTAGGTATGCCCCTACGTTGATGATACAATTGAAGCTAAATTGATCATAAACTATTTAAAATGTGTCCTTCATCAATCCCTTTTTGTTATTTCATATATATTATTGCAGTATTTTGCAAGGTTGATGATGCTTTGTGGTTCTAGTATAGCAAACAGTTGTATGTTGCATTATATAATGGTACATATTCTAAAACCTAACATGAGCTTAAGCAAGGATTGGGAATTGGAATTTCTTTCTCTTTGTTGAGCCAAAATTTTGGTGTATAGAATTTCAAATTAAGAACTTCTATCCTATTTCAGCTAAAAGTTACTTGAAATGCTTTTTGGTTTAACTGGCAGAACTTCCATAATTTAGTTTACTTTAATACTGCAAAAAGATACTTACAAGTTGCGGTTGATGAGGATCCGATCTCAGATACCATAAAACTTAGTGTGTTGATCTAACAGTTTTCAGATGTTGGGATAGCACCTAGTGTAGAACGATAGAACTCTGCTTTTTGGTGGCTAAATTAGGTGTAGAGAAGACTTGAGCAAACCCCAGTAAGAAGAGTAGATTAACCCAATAGCTaaaggggttttttttttttttggggggggggggggatgagACAAACTTAAGTCAAAACTATCGAGAGTTTGATTATCATTGTTGTCTTGTTGATCTCAATTGTTTAAGAGAGGCCTTCCTATGTAATTTGGTCTAATTTTGAATTGAGAAATGCTCAAGGGCCagcaaaatttattgttttttgccaGCATTTTTAGCCATCAGCCCAATTTCTTTAGTCTAGTCATCTAACAACATACTTTTAGCTCACACTTTTAAACATTGCTGGCTAACTGCCGgggaaaaaacaataaattctgctAGCCCTCTGGTATTCCACTTTTGAATTTACTGCACTGTGCTTTGGAAATGTTCTTTTGTTATATGGTATGTTTCATATACACTAATACAAATTATGCACTAGTATGAGTCTAGTTCAGAATCTGAACAAAGGGGTTGGCAGGGTTGCCGAATGTATACTTTTAACTGAAATTCTTTATCATACATTTCAAATGGAGTTCAAGCACCTGGGTAAAGTTTTAGATAAGGCGACAACTAATATTGTAGAGAGATTGATGCTTTTCTACTCGACGTCAACTCAAACACTAGAATTTTAATAGTTTTTTGCCAAAACAACGGTTCTTAGTGCAAAATATTTATGATAATCTCTACCTGTATGTCAAGACATCTGGTTAGATTTATTATGGATTTGGTGTAGTTGGCCCCAATGTTGCAGCTAATTCTTGCTGGTGATGCCATCTTTTGGAATCATTTGGCTCAGAAGTTGCTATCAGTTTTGGTGTGATAATCTGTAGAAATCAAGAATGGAAGAGTGGTTGCTATTGCCACCACCCTCATTCATCACATTCCTTATATTTTATGGAAATGGAAATATTAGTAACGAAGTTGTCCTTACTGTAGATTGTACAATCTAAAATTGTTGCTCCTAGGGTTTCCACTTTAATTTAATCATAACTTGGTGTACCTAGATCTCAATAACCTTAGCTTGCCTTATGCTC is a window from the Arachis hypogaea cultivar Tifrunner chromosome 1, arahy.Tifrunner.gnm2.J5K5, whole genome shotgun sequence genome containing:
- the LOC112790801 gene encoding probable WRKY transcription factor 20 isoform X1, translated to MDSAQENSLTELRQSSSGNAAELQSEDPNRYFPQPDAGATSSANAGGARYKLMSPAKLPISRSPCVTIPPGLSPTSFLESPVLLSNMKVEPSPTTGSLSKLHQTGHGSVTSAAVSTTFPVTTVCFNTSTVDDRTSSFFEFKAHNRSNMVNADFNNHVNEKSTQIDVQGKAPCFPSSPSVKSEIAVTSNELSLSSPVQMVSSGASSHVEVDMDEFNHGGSTASGLQASQVESKSNGLSVASDRVSDDGYNWRKYGQKLVKGSEFPRSYYKCTHPNCEVKKLFERSHDGQITEIIYKGTHDHPKPQPNRRYSAGSIMSMQDERSDKVSFAGRDDKVSNIYGQVSHVAEPGSTPELSPGAASGDSPEGAGLASNKINDELDDDDPFSKRRKMDLGCADITPVVKPIREPRVVVQTLSEVDILDDGYRWRKYGQKVVRGNPNPRSYYKCTNAGCPVRKHVERASHDPKAVITTYEGKHNHDVPTAKNSSHDMAGQAASIGQARIRPEESDTISLDLGMGLNQAAENGSSGQGRVPLSEFGGSQTHTSNSSFKFVHATSAPVYFGVLNNGSIPSYGSRENLSDSTSLNHSTYPCPQNMGRILTGP
- the LOC112790801 gene encoding probable WRKY transcription factor 20 isoform X2; the protein is MVNADFNNHVNEKSTQIDVQGKAPCFPSSPSVKSEIAVTSNELSLSSPVQMVSSGASSHVEVDMDEFNHGGSTASGLQASQVESKSNGLSVASDRVSDDGYNWRKYGQKLVKGSEFPRSYYKCTHPNCEVKKLFERSHDGQITEIIYKGTHDHPKPQPNRRYSAGSIMSMQDERSDKVSFAGRDDKVSNIYGQVSHVAEPGSTPELSPGAASGDSPEGAGLASNKINDELDDDDPFSKRRKMDLGCADITPVVKPIREPRVVVQTLSEVDILDDGYRWRKYGQKVVRGNPNPRSYYKCTNAGCPVRKHVERASHDPKAVITTYEGKHNHDVPTAKNSSHDMAGQAASIGQARIRPEESDTISLDLGMGLNQAAENGSSGQGRVPLSEFGGSQTHTSNSSFKFVHATSAPVYFGVLNNGSIPSYGSRENLSDSTSLNHSTYPCPQNMGRILTGP